One Bacteroidales bacterium genomic window carries:
- the fusA gene encoding elongation factor G, with protein sequence MPHGLQHIRNIGIMAHIDAGKTTTTERILYYTGINYKMGEVHDGAATMDFMIQEQERGITINSAATTVFWDFHNNHYKVNIIDTPGHVDFTVEVERALRVLDGAVVVFCAVGCVEPQSETVWRQADKYNVPRICFINKMDRTGADYLKAVSDIREKLGANPIPLQIPIGAEDDFRGIVDLITNKAYAWDETSKGMVFNEIEIPNDLKETVASHRASLIEGIAEESDELLNKFIADPTSLTTDEMIGAVRKATLEMRITPVLCGSAFKNKGIQNLMDAVTAYLPSPIDLPPVIGINPYTEKQEERAPDPDKEFASLAFKISADPYVGKIAFIRVYSGTLKAGMQILNTGTGKKERISRIMQMHANKQNPVEMLEAGDIGALVGFKEIRTGDTLCAVEAPIVLGNINFPEPVITMAVEPKTQDDFEKLIEALGKIADEDPTFKIKTDQETGQLVISGMGELHLDIIVDRLRREYNIQSNRGKPQVAYKEAFASTVTHQEVYKKQTGGRGKFADITFEIGPADEGITGLQFVSEVKGGRLPKEYIEAVRKGFSMAMLNGPLAGFGVFSMKVVLQDGTTHPVDSDQLAFEIAANIGFRNATKKMKLIMLEPIMKLEVLTPDLYIGDISGDLNKRRGQIEDVTSKVNFQVLHAQVPLAGMFGYVTTLRSLSSGRASSSMEFSHFAELPHDLLEDVLYKIKGYVVKV encoded by the coding sequence ATGCCACACGGTTTACAACATATTAGGAACATCGGGATAATGGCGCACATTGATGCGGGTAAGACCACTACGACCGAACGTATCCTGTATTACACCGGCATCAACTACAAGATGGGCGAGGTGCACGATGGCGCTGCTACCATGGATTTTATGATCCAGGAGCAGGAGCGCGGCATTACCATCAATTCTGCTGCAACTACCGTTTTTTGGGATTTCCACAACAACCATTACAAAGTCAACATCATCGATACCCCCGGGCACGTCGATTTTACTGTTGAAGTAGAACGCGCACTGCGCGTGCTCGACGGAGCTGTAGTGGTTTTTTGTGCAGTAGGATGCGTGGAACCCCAAAGCGAAACTGTTTGGCGTCAGGCCGATAAATACAATGTGCCGCGTATCTGTTTTATTAATAAAATGGATCGTACCGGCGCCGATTACTTAAAAGCTGTTAGCGACATTCGCGAAAAGCTGGGAGCCAACCCCATTCCGTTGCAAATACCTATTGGCGCCGAAGATGATTTTAGAGGCATTGTCGATTTGATTACCAACAAGGCTTACGCCTGGGACGAGACCTCCAAAGGAATGGTATTTAATGAAATTGAAATTCCTAACGACCTTAAAGAAACTGTCGCCTCCCATCGCGCAAGCCTCATCGAAGGCATTGCCGAAGAGAGCGACGAGCTGCTCAATAAATTTATTGCCGATCCCACTTCTCTCACTACCGATGAAATGATTGGCGCCGTTCGCAAGGCCACGCTTGAAATGCGGATAACCCCGGTGCTATGTGGATCAGCATTTAAAAATAAAGGTATCCAAAACCTGATGGATGCCGTGACTGCTTATTTGCCTTCACCCATCGACCTGCCACCGGTAATAGGAATTAATCCTTACACCGAAAAACAGGAAGAGCGTGCTCCTGATCCTGACAAAGAATTTGCCTCCTTAGCTTTCAAAATTTCTGCTGATCCTTACGTTGGCAAAATTGCTTTTATCCGGGTTTATTCAGGAACACTTAAAGCCGGCATGCAAATACTCAATACCGGCACCGGCAAAAAAGAGCGCATATCGCGTATCATGCAGATGCACGCCAACAAGCAAAATCCTGTTGAAATGCTCGAAGCCGGCGACATAGGAGCTTTGGTAGGTTTTAAAGAAATTCGTACAGGCGATACTTTGTGTGCTGTTGAGGCTCCCATCGTTCTTGGAAATATCAATTTCCCGGAGCCTGTAATTACAATGGCTGTAGAGCCCAAAACACAGGATGATTTTGAAAAGCTCATCGAGGCACTTGGAAAGATCGCAGACGAAGATCCTACCTTCAAAATTAAAACCGACCAGGAAACCGGACAACTCGTAATTAGTGGAATGGGCGAGCTGCACCTCGACATAATCGTGGATCGCTTGCGCCGTGAATATAATATACAGAGCAACCGCGGTAAGCCGCAGGTAGCTTACAAAGAGGCATTTGCCAGCACCGTTACCCATCAGGAAGTTTATAAAAAACAAACCGGTGGCCGGGGCAAGTTTGCCGATATTACTTTTGAGATTGGTCCTGCCGACGAAGGCATCACAGGTTTGCAGTTTGTTAGCGAAGTAAAAGGCGGACGTCTTCCCAAAGAATACATCGAAGCTGTGCGCAAAGGATTTAGCATGGCAATGCTCAATGGTCCTTTGGCAGGTTTCGGCGTTTTCAGCATGAAAGTGGTTTTGCAAGATGGCACTACCCATCCTGTCGACAGCGACCAGTTAGCTTTTGAAATTGCTGCTAACATTGGTTTTCGCAATGCAACCAAAAAGATGAAGCTGATCATGTTGGAGCCAATAATGAAACTGGAGGTTTTGACTCCTGATCTTTACATTGGCGACATCAGCGGCGACCTCAACAAGCGTCGTGGACAGATAGAAGATGTTACGTCAAAGGTTAATTTCCAGGTGTTGCATGCGCAGGTGCCGCTGGCAGGCATGTTTGGATATGTTACCACATTGCGCAGCCTCTCTTCGGGACGTGCCAGCTCAAGCATGGAGTTTTCGCATTTTGCAGAACTGCCGCACGATTTGTTAGAAGACGTTCTGTATAAAATTAAAGGATACGTAGTAAAAGTTTAG
- the rplC gene encoding 50S ribosomal protein L3 — MSGIIGRKIGMTAVFDESGKNIPVTVIEAGPCVVTQIKTKKTDGYEAIQVAFDEKKDKHTTKALKGHFAKAGVSPKKIVREFTRFEPGHQKKVGETLDASIFIEGEYIDVAGITKGKGFQGVVRRHGFAGSGGQTHGQHNRLRAPGSIGASSWPSRVFKGMRMAGQMGNTHAKMINLQVIKIDKENNLILVKGSVPGANGSYVIVERWS; from the coding sequence ATGTCTGGAATAATAGGAAGAAAGATAGGAATGACCGCCGTTTTTGATGAGTCGGGAAAAAATATACCGGTAACGGTTATCGAAGCCGGTCCCTGCGTGGTTACGCAAATCAAGACCAAGAAAACTGACGGCTATGAGGCTATACAGGTTGCTTTTGACGAAAAGAAAGATAAGCATACCACCAAGGCGCTCAAAGGGCATTTTGCCAAAGCAGGAGTTTCGCCCAAGAAGATCGTTAGAGAATTTACGCGTTTTGAGCCCGGACACCAGAAGAAAGTTGGTGAAACCTTGGATGCCAGCATCTTTATCGAAGGCGAATACATCGACGTAGCAGGAATTACCAAAGGTAAAGGTTTTCAAGGTGTTGTTCGACGCCATGGATTTGCTGGTTCGGGTGGCCAAACGCACGGTCAGCACAATCGTTTACGTGCCCCGGGTTCGATAGGTGCTTCATCGTGGCCCTCACGCGTATTTAAAGGTATGCGTATGGCCGGCCAAATGGGTAACACCCACGCTAAGATGATCAACCTGCAGGTGATCAAAATCGACAAAGAAAATAATCTCATTCTCGTGAAAGGTTCTGTACCAGGAGCCAACGGATCATATGTAATAGTGGAAAGATGGAGCTAA
- the rpsG gene encoding 30S ribosomal protein S7 has product MRKAKPKKRIILPDPKFNDIVVTKFINNLMLCGKKDLAFKIFYDAMEIVAEKSKEEDTLEVWKKALANVTPAVEVRSRRIGGATFQIPTEIPASRKQSIGMKNMISFARKRNEKSMARKLASEILAGFKEEGGAYKRKEDIHRMAEANKAFSHFRF; this is encoded by the coding sequence ATGAGGAAAGCTAAACCAAAAAAGAGAATCATTCTTCCCGACCCGAAGTTCAATGATATCGTTGTTACAAAATTTATTAACAACCTGATGCTTTGCGGAAAGAAAGACCTTGCTTTCAAGATTTTTTATGATGCTATGGAGATTGTAGCCGAAAAATCGAAAGAGGAGGATACTCTGGAAGTATGGAAAAAAGCTCTTGCCAACGTTACACCTGCTGTAGAGGTACGCAGCCGTCGTATCGGGGGTGCTACTTTTCAGATACCTACCGAAATCCCGGCTTCACGTAAACAATCCATCGGCATGAAAAACATGATCTCGTTTGCCCGGAAACGGAACGAGAAATCGATGGCACGCAAACTTGCCAGCGAAATATTGGCCGGTTTCAAAGAAGAAGGTGGTGCCTACAAGCGTAAGGAAGATATCCATCGCATGGCCGAAGCCAACAAAGCATTCTCACATTTTAGATTTTAA
- the rpsJ gene encoding 30S ribosomal protein S10: MSQRIRIKLKSYDHNLVDNSAEKIVKTVKSTGAVVSGPIPLPTNKKIFTVNRSTFVNKKSREQFELSSYKRLLDIYSSTTKTIDALMKLELPSGVEVEIKV; the protein is encoded by the coding sequence GTGAGTCAAAGGATTAGAATAAAGCTTAAATCATACGATCATAACCTGGTTGACAATTCAGCCGAGAAGATTGTAAAAACTGTAAAGAGCACAGGAGCTGTAGTAAGTGGCCCGATCCCATTGCCAACGAATAAAAAGATATTCACGGTGAACCGTTCCACTTTTGTGAACAAAAAATCCAGAGAGCAATTCGAATTGTCTTCGTACAAGCGACTGCTCGATATCTACAGTTCAACTACCAAAACTATCGACGCATTGATGAAGCTTGAGCTGCCCAGTGGAGTAGAAGTGGAGATCAAAGTATGA
- the rpsL gene encoding 30S ribosomal protein S12, which yields MPTIQQLVRKGRKRLTEKSKSPALDSCPQRRGVCVRVYTTTPKKPNSAMRKVARVRLTNQKEVNAYIPGEGHNLQEHSIVMIRGGRVKDLPGVRYHIIRGALDTSGVEGRTQRRSKYGTKKPKQK from the coding sequence ATGCCTACAATACAACAGTTGGTTCGTAAGGGCCGCAAGAGATTAACCGAGAAGAGTAAATCGCCTGCTTTGGATTCGTGTCCGCAGCGCCGTGGCGTTTGTGTTCGTGTTTACACTACCACACCCAAGAAGCCTAATTCGGCTATGCGCAAAGTGGCAAGGGTAAGGCTTACCAACCAAAAAGAGGTGAACGCCTACATTCCTGGCGAAGGTCACAACCTGCAGGAGCACTCCATCGTGATGATCCGTGGCGGTCGTGTGAAAGACCTGCCAGGTGTGCGTTATCACATCATCCGCGGTGCACTGGATACTTCCGGAGTTGAAGGCCGTACACAGCGTCGTTCGAAATATGGAACCAAGAAGCCTAAACAGAAATAG